In the genome of Pirellulales bacterium, one region contains:
- a CDS encoding 2-oxoacid:acceptor oxidoreductase subunit alpha: MPTTVKVPPVPVSAPPKAPKPTQTLESATVRLCGDSGDGMQLAGLQLTNTSALIGNDVATFPDFPAEIRAPRGTKAGVSGFQIHFANHDIFTPGDQVDAMVAMNPAALATNLCDLVRGGILIVNKDSFEPKGLQQAGYERDPLTDGSLQSYRVFSIEMTKLTKAAVEELGLSQKEADRCKNFFAMGLVFWLYDRPLDVTLRYIDDKFGKMPDIAEANRRALRAGYNYGETTEAFTAHYVVQKAKLPPGKYRSITGNQAIAWGLITAAKRSKCELFLGSYPITPASDILHELTRHKNFGVRAFQAEDEIAAMASAIGAAFAGAMAVTTSSGPGIALKQEAIGLAVMTELPVLIINVQRGGPSTGLPTKTEQADLLQAVCGRNGECPVPVLAARSPGDCFDVVQEAWQIAVRYMTPVFVLSDGYLANGSEPWRIPDTTKLTSIEVEHPGPNTGGQPFMPYARNERLARPWALPGTPGLMHRVGGLEKQDITGNVNYEPDNHQHMVNIRGAKVAGIVRDIPPLEVAGPPTGKLLVLSWGGTYGSCTTAVQSAQAKGASVAHAHLRHLNPFPGNLGDVLKRYEKVLIPELNLGQLRLLIRAQFLVDAVGLNKVQGKPFTVSELVHKIETMLK; this comes from the coding sequence ATGCCTACAACTGTCAAAGTACCCCCAGTTCCCGTTTCTGCCCCTCCGAAAGCACCGAAGCCTACTCAAACCTTGGAATCAGCCACCGTCCGCCTCTGCGGCGATTCGGGGGATGGCATGCAATTGGCCGGTTTGCAGTTAACGAACACGTCGGCGTTGATCGGCAACGACGTGGCGACGTTTCCCGATTTTCCCGCTGAGATTCGCGCCCCTCGCGGCACGAAGGCCGGGGTTAGCGGATTTCAGATTCACTTTGCCAACCACGACATTTTCACGCCCGGCGACCAGGTCGATGCAATGGTTGCCATGAACCCTGCGGCACTGGCGACCAATCTGTGCGATTTGGTGCGCGGCGGCATTCTGATCGTTAACAAAGACTCGTTTGAGCCGAAGGGTCTGCAACAGGCCGGCTACGAACGCGATCCGCTGACCGACGGCAGCTTGCAGAGCTACCGAGTTTTCTCCATCGAGATGACAAAACTCACCAAGGCGGCGGTCGAAGAGCTTGGTTTGAGCCAGAAGGAAGCCGACCGCTGCAAGAATTTCTTTGCAATGGGCTTAGTCTTCTGGCTCTACGATCGGCCGCTCGATGTGACGTTGCGGTATATCGATGACAAGTTTGGCAAGATGCCCGACATCGCCGAGGCCAATCGCCGGGCGCTCAGGGCTGGCTACAACTATGGCGAGACCACGGAAGCGTTCACTGCCCACTATGTCGTGCAAAAAGCCAAGTTGCCTCCGGGCAAGTATCGCAGCATTACGGGCAATCAAGCGATTGCCTGGGGCTTGATCACGGCTGCCAAGCGGAGCAAGTGCGAATTGTTCCTGGGGTCGTATCCAATCACGCCAGCCAGCGATATTCTCCACGAATTGACGCGTCACAAGAATTTCGGCGTCCGCGCGTTTCAAGCCGAAGACGAAATTGCCGCGATGGCTTCGGCCATCGGCGCTGCCTTCGCTGGCGCAATGGCGGTGACAACCAGTAGCGGCCCCGGCATTGCGTTAAAGCAAGAAGCCATCGGCCTGGCGGTAATGACCGAACTTCCCGTACTGATTATCAATGTGCAGCGCGGCGGACCGAGTACGGGCCTGCCGACGAAAACCGAACAGGCCGACCTACTGCAAGCCGTTTGCGGACGCAACGGCGAATGCCCCGTGCCAGTGCTGGCGGCGCGCAGTCCGGGAGATTGTTTCGACGTCGTGCAAGAAGCCTGGCAAATCGCGGTGCGCTATATGACGCCCGTGTTCGTGCTGAGCGACGGCTATCTGGCCAACGGTTCCGAGCCGTGGCGGATCCCTGATACGACCAAGCTGACGTCCATCGAAGTCGAGCATCCTGGACCGAACACCGGCGGCCAGCCGTTCATGCCATATGCGCGAAACGAACGCTTGGCGCGGCCGTGGGCGCTGCCGGGGACGCCGGGGTTAATGCACCGCGTCGGCGGTTTAGAAAAACAAGACATCACCGGCAATGTGAACTACGAACCGGACAACCACCAGCACATGGTCAATATCCGCGGTGCGAAAGTGGCCGGTATCGTACGCGATATTCCGCCGCTGGAAGTCGCCGGCCCGCCGACGGGCAAGCTGTTGGTGCTAAGCTGGGGCGGCACCTACGGCTCTTGCACGACGGCCGTACAAAGCGCGCAAGCCAAGGGCGCATCGGTGGCCCATGCGCACTTGCGTCATTTGAACCCGTTCCCGGGCAACCTCGGAGATGTCCTGAAGCGCTACGAAAAAGTACTGATTCCCGAACTGAACCTCGGCCAATTGCGATTGTTGATCCGTGCCCAATTCTTGGTTGACGCCGTCGGATTGAACAAGGTCCAAGGCAAGCCGTTCACCGTTTCGGAATTAGTGCATAAGATTGAAACCATGCTGAAGTAA
- a CDS encoding SDR family NAD(P)-dependent oxidoreductase produces the protein MTLAGKTAVVTGGGTGIGAAIALALAAEGCRVAIAGRRLEKLRETATKFSGSPTIESHEVDVTDRTSVQGLFRWANERFGKIDMAMLCAGANIRHRLMSETTPEEWDDLLAINATGAYNCLHAVVPIMRERRDGLIVLVSSVAGKRASRLGGIGYNAAKFALGALGTSIANEEGKNGIRVTTLCPGEVDTPILENRPVPVTDEHRACILQPEDVAAVALMIAKLPPRAHVQELVIKPTVQEYV, from the coding sequence ATGACTTTAGCGGGAAAAACAGCGGTCGTCACGGGCGGCGGAACAGGAATCGGCGCGGCGATCGCGCTGGCGCTGGCAGCCGAGGGATGCCGCGTGGCCATTGCGGGGCGACGGCTGGAAAAGCTCCGCGAGACGGCCACGAAATTTTCAGGTTCCCCAACCATCGAATCCCACGAAGTTGACGTAACCGATCGCACAAGCGTTCAAGGGCTGTTCCGCTGGGCGAACGAGCGGTTCGGCAAGATCGATATGGCGATGCTGTGCGCCGGGGCGAACATTCGGCACCGACTGATGTCGGAAACGACACCCGAAGAATGGGATGACCTGCTCGCAATCAACGCCACCGGAGCTTACAACTGTTTGCATGCAGTCGTGCCGATCATGCGCGAACGCCGCGATGGGCTGATTGTGTTGGTTTCGTCTGTGGCCGGCAAGCGCGCGTCGCGACTGGGCGGAATTGGCTATAATGCCGCGAAATTTGCCTTGGGCGCGCTGGGAACCTCGATCGCGAACGAGGAAGGCAAGAACGGCATCCGAGTGACGACTCTCTGTCCCGGCGAAGTCGATACGCCGATTCTCGAAAATCGGCCTGTTCCCGTCACGGACGAACACCGCGCCTGCATTCTGCAACCTGAGGACGTCGCGGCAGTCGCTCTGATGATCGCCAAACTACCGCCGCGAGCACATGTGCAAGAGCTGGTTATCAAGCCGACAGTGCAGGAGTATGTGTAG
- a CDS encoding 2-oxoacid:ferredoxin oxidoreductase subunit beta, translating into MSTSALPVLTSQDFTSDQDVRWCPGCGDYSILAQMKKVLPTLGVPPENTVFISGIGCSSRFPYYVSTYGMHSIHGRAPAIATGLKCARPDLSVWVVTGDGDGLSIGGNHLMHTIRRNLDLNIVLFNNQIYGLTKGQYSPTSPLGKITKSTPIGSVDNPIHPLSLAIGCEATFVARSIDMNVKHLAATLKRAAEHRGTSFVEVYQNCNVFNDGAFEWATDRETKSNTTIELEHGKPLIFGKNRDKGIRLNGMQLEVVELGKGIQEDDLLFHDEKLPEPSLAYLLSRMRHPDFPEPIGVFRCVDRPRYEERMSVQIEEAKAKRSGNLEALFNVGDTWVVD; encoded by the coding sequence ATGTCCACCAGCGCACTTCCCGTTCTTACATCTCAAGACTTTACCAGCGACCAAGATGTCCGCTGGTGCCCTGGCTGTGGCGATTATTCGATACTTGCCCAAATGAAAAAGGTGCTACCGACGCTGGGAGTGCCCCCGGAGAACACGGTGTTCATCTCTGGCATTGGCTGCTCCAGCCGGTTTCCGTACTACGTGAGTACCTACGGCATGCACTCGATTCACGGCCGCGCTCCGGCGATTGCGACCGGCTTGAAATGTGCCCGGCCCGATCTCTCCGTCTGGGTCGTGACCGGCGACGGCGACGGCCTGTCGATCGGCGGCAACCACTTGATGCATACCATCCGTCGAAATTTGGACCTGAATATTGTGCTGTTCAACAACCAAATCTACGGCTTGACGAAGGGACAGTATTCGCCGACCTCGCCGCTGGGCAAGATTACCAAGAGCACGCCGATTGGATCGGTGGACAATCCAATTCACCCCCTTTCGCTCGCCATCGGTTGCGAAGCGACGTTTGTCGCGCGTTCGATTGACATGAACGTAAAGCACCTCGCCGCCACATTGAAGCGGGCGGCCGAGCATCGCGGCACTTCGTTTGTCGAAGTCTATCAAAACTGCAACGTCTTCAACGACGGCGCGTTTGAATGGGCGACCGACCGCGAAACCAAGAGCAACACAACGATCGAACTCGAGCACGGCAAGCCGCTGATCTTCGGCAAAAATCGCGACAAGGGCATCCGACTGAACGGCATGCAATTGGAAGTGGTCGAGTTGGGCAAAGGCATCCAAGAAGACGACTTGTTGTTCCACGATGAGAAGTTGCCGGAACCGAGCCTTGCCTATTTGCTCAGCCGGATGCGCCATCCGGACTTCCCCGAACCAATCGGCGTGTTCCGCTGCGTCGACCGGCCGCGATACGAGGAGCGGATGAGCGTGCAGATCGAAGAAGCCAAGGCGAAGCGGTCGGGAAATCTCGAGGCGCTGTTTAACGTGGGAGATACGTGGGTGGTGGATTAA
- a CDS encoding DUF819 family protein: MDSLIQPSDSWLLWAMIFSGVAFSVYLEQRYSWAAKISGPVLALCIAMVLSNFKIMPATTDVPLRDALGNRLLEKDGKIEVVTSSESNEDLEKQGGKLVRQRGVYEVVQQDLVPLALPLLLFRANLIHIVRTTGWLFLAVNIAALGSMVGAIVASALLSPYLDQIADLAGIMTASYVGGAVNFNAVVESYKTSSNLTGPLIVADNFIMAGAFIVLLLIAGSRWMQRWYPHPYTKEAVDSRKLAAEHWRRKEISLLDIVSALAVATAILAAATLTARWTAASVDPESLLGAVAANRFVHITAWSSLVATCCHGWLNKISGADEMGAVLLYTFLFVIGLPAELQLVLRSVPLMFVFCLIIAVGNIVVTLLLGRLFRLDLEHLVLSMNATLGGPPTAAAMAISKGWSELVLPGLLIGIWGYTIGTATGLTVGQMVRRWILNGS, from the coding sequence ATGGATAGTCTCATTCAACCGTCCGATTCATGGCTGCTTTGGGCGATGATCTTCTCCGGCGTTGCCTTCAGCGTCTACTTGGAGCAGCGATATTCCTGGGCAGCCAAGATCAGTGGCCCAGTGCTGGCGCTGTGCATCGCGATGGTCCTGTCAAATTTTAAGATCATGCCAGCAACGACGGACGTTCCCCTGCGGGATGCGCTCGGCAACCGCCTGCTTGAAAAGGACGGCAAGATAGAAGTCGTGACCAGCAGCGAGTCCAACGAAGACCTGGAGAAGCAAGGAGGCAAGCTGGTGAGGCAGCGCGGCGTTTACGAGGTCGTACAACAGGATTTGGTGCCGCTGGCGCTGCCGCTGCTGCTGTTTCGGGCTAATTTGATTCACATCGTGCGTACGACGGGTTGGCTGTTTCTCGCCGTCAACATTGCGGCACTGGGCAGCATGGTTGGCGCCATCGTCGCTTCGGCTTTGCTCTCTCCCTATCTCGATCAGATTGCCGACCTGGCCGGGATTATGACCGCAAGCTACGTCGGGGGCGCAGTCAACTTTAACGCGGTGGTCGAGTCGTACAAGACAAGCTCGAATCTAACAGGCCCGCTGATTGTGGCGGATAATTTTATCATGGCCGGCGCCTTTATCGTTCTGCTGCTGATCGCCGGCAGTCGCTGGATGCAGCGCTGGTATCCTCATCCTTACACGAAAGAGGCCGTCGATAGTCGCAAGTTGGCAGCCGAACATTGGCGGCGCAAAGAAATTTCGCTCCTAGACATCGTTTCGGCCTTAGCGGTCGCCACGGCGATTCTGGCGGCTGCAACCTTGACCGCCCGTTGGACGGCGGCATCCGTCGATCCAGAGTCGTTGCTCGGTGCGGTTGCCGCAAATCGGTTTGTTCATATTACGGCTTGGTCATCGCTCGTCGCCACTTGCTGCCACGGCTGGCTGAATAAAATTAGCGGTGCCGACGAGATGGGCGCGGTCTTGCTCTATACCTTCCTGTTTGTCATCGGCCTGCCAGCCGAACTGCAGTTGGTGTTGCGGAGTGTGCCGCTAATGTTTGTTTTTTGCTTGATTATTGCCGTGGGAAACATTGTGGTCACGCTGCTGCTGGGACGGCTTTTTCGCCTCGACCTCGAACACTTGGTCTTATCGATGAATGCGACACTCGGTGGGCCGCCGACGGCGGCCGCGATGGCCATTTCCAAAGGTTGGTCGGAACTCGTGCTGCCCGGCCTGTTGATCGGCATTTGGGGATACACGATTGGAACCGCCACCGGGCTGACGGTCGGACAGATGGTTCGCCGCTGGATCCTAAACGGCAGTTGA
- the pruA gene encoding L-glutamate gamma-semialdehyde dehydrogenase, translating into MTAAHQAEDFSSRDLAAIERGTQEIGRWIFEHLDTSRPSVWDRRWWDDRIMAWAMSDEAVKVQLFRFIDVLPMLHTPEAVAQHLQEYLDDVRDKLPAAARFGLAVATPMELGRRALAVAARRNAMAHARRFIAGTDAKEVLAAALKERRQKRAFTIDVLGEAVASDMETDRWQRAYIDLIENLGPAVNAWPEVSQIDRDDRGSIPRANVSIKLSALDSQFDPIDPDGSLQRVASRLRPILRAAKRQRAHVHVDMESYRIKDLTLHVFQRVLMEDEFRDLKDVGIVIQCYLKDAQADLVALRDWAVRRGTSVWVRLVKGAYWDYETVLARANGWPLPVFQQKWQSDANFERAVHFVLLNHQYLRPALGSHNIRSLAHGIAAARQLDLPREAFELQMLYGMADAEKQVLVEAGYRLRIYMPYGELIPGMAYLVRRLLENTSNDSFLRAGFSEQVAPEILLMNPLEQSDASSRTMAHPQSAAGLAGADGSPIRVKFSADANLLPAFRNEPTADFALEKNRAAMKQALAHARQQFGRSYPLVIDGKAIKTAAKIISRNPSNTEEVVGNVAAGEPPHVHSAVEAAQRALPEWATSGANQRANFLLAAAAQMRRRRFELAAWQVFECGKGWREADADVCEAIDFCEYYARGAIELERAQEVVVPGEENRFVYLPRGVTAVIAPWNFPLAILTGMTAAALATGNTVIMKPAEQASVMAAKLMEIFREIELPPGVLHYLPGMGEVVGAALVEHPDVALIAFTGSRAVGLAINAKAAEVSQRGMGHVKHVICEMGGKNAIIVDEDADLDEAVLGVAKSAFGYQGQKCSACSRCIVASSVYDPFLARLIEATRSLKIGPAEDPANSVGPVIDADSLRKIQQSIDLGRREAREVLSVDVGPLAQRGNFVGPHIFADVKPDSRLAQEEIFGPVLAVLRATDLTESLQIANGTEYALTGGIYSRSPANLDRACREFMVGNLYLNRPITGALVARQPFGGFKLSGIGSKAGGPDYLLQFVIPRTITENTMRRGFAPPTDDTA; encoded by the coding sequence ATGACTGCCGCCCATCAAGCTGAAGATTTTTCCTCTCGCGATTTGGCGGCCATCGAACGCGGCACGCAGGAAATTGGCCGGTGGATTTTCGAGCATCTCGACACCAGCCGCCCCAGCGTATGGGACCGCCGCTGGTGGGATGACCGCATCATGGCTTGGGCGATGAGCGATGAAGCAGTCAAGGTGCAACTGTTCCGGTTCATCGATGTGTTGCCGATGCTCCACACGCCCGAAGCCGTGGCTCAGCATTTGCAGGAATATCTCGATGACGTGCGCGACAAATTGCCGGCCGCGGCACGGTTTGGCCTAGCGGTGGCGACGCCGATGGAGCTGGGCCGGCGGGCCTTGGCGGTTGCCGCGAGGCGAAATGCCATGGCTCACGCGCGGCGATTCATCGCCGGGACGGATGCGAAGGAAGTGCTCGCCGCGGCCCTGAAAGAGCGCCGACAAAAACGGGCCTTCACGATCGATGTGCTCGGCGAAGCGGTGGCCAGCGACATGGAAACCGATCGTTGGCAGCGCGCCTACATCGACCTGATCGAAAACCTCGGCCCCGCCGTCAATGCCTGGCCCGAAGTGTCGCAAATTGATCGAGACGATCGCGGCTCGATCCCGCGCGCCAATGTGTCGATCAAACTCTCCGCTCTCGACAGCCAATTCGACCCCATCGACCCTGATGGAAGTTTGCAACGAGTGGCAAGCCGCCTGCGCCCCATTCTGCGCGCCGCCAAGCGACAGCGCGCTCACGTCCATGTCGATATGGAATCGTATCGCATCAAAGACCTGACGCTGCATGTCTTCCAGCGCGTGCTCATGGAAGACGAATTCCGCGATCTGAAAGACGTGGGGATTGTGATTCAGTGCTATTTGAAAGACGCTCAAGCCGATTTGGTGGCACTGCGCGATTGGGCCGTGCGCCGTGGCACATCCGTGTGGGTGCGGCTGGTGAAAGGTGCGTATTGGGATTACGAGACGGTGTTGGCGCGGGCCAACGGTTGGCCGCTGCCGGTGTTTCAACAGAAATGGCAATCGGACGCTAATTTTGAACGCGCCGTGCATTTCGTCCTGCTCAACCATCAATATTTGCGTCCTGCGCTGGGAAGCCACAATATCCGCTCGCTCGCCCACGGCATCGCGGCAGCCCGGCAGCTCGACTTGCCGCGCGAAGCCTTTGAATTGCAAATGCTCTACGGCATGGCCGACGCTGAAAAGCAGGTGCTGGTGGAAGCCGGCTACCGGCTGCGAATTTACATGCCCTATGGAGAGCTGATTCCCGGCATGGCGTACCTCGTGCGTCGGTTACTGGAAAACACTTCGAACGATTCCTTCTTGCGGGCCGGCTTCAGCGAGCAAGTGGCCCCGGAGATATTGCTGATGAATCCGCTGGAACAATCCGATGCGTCGTCGCGAACCATGGCGCATCCACAGAGTGCCGCAGGTCTTGCCGGCGCCGATGGCTCACCGATTCGTGTGAAATTTTCGGCAGACGCTAACCTTCTGCCGGCGTTTCGCAACGAGCCGACGGCCGATTTTGCCTTGGAAAAAAACCGCGCAGCCATGAAACAAGCCCTTGCCCACGCGCGGCAACAGTTTGGGCGTTCGTATCCGCTGGTGATCGATGGCAAGGCGATCAAAACGGCCGCCAAAATCATTTCACGCAATCCGTCGAACACCGAGGAAGTCGTCGGCAACGTGGCTGCGGGCGAACCGCCGCACGTCCATTCAGCAGTCGAGGCCGCTCAACGAGCATTGCCGGAATGGGCGACATCGGGCGCGAACCAGCGAGCCAATTTTCTGTTGGCGGCGGCCGCACAAATGCGCCGCCGCCGGTTTGAGTTGGCCGCCTGGCAGGTATTTGAATGCGGCAAAGGCTGGCGCGAGGCGGATGCCGATGTCTGCGAAGCCATCGACTTTTGCGAATACTATGCTCGCGGAGCCATCGAGCTGGAGCGCGCACAAGAAGTCGTGGTTCCTGGCGAAGAGAACCGTTTTGTTTATCTTCCCCGCGGAGTGACGGCCGTCATCGCGCCGTGGAATTTTCCACTGGCGATTCTCACCGGAATGACCGCCGCGGCGCTCGCCACCGGCAACACTGTCATCATGAAGCCCGCCGAGCAAGCGAGCGTGATGGCTGCGAAGCTAATGGAAATCTTTCGCGAAATCGAGCTGCCTCCGGGCGTGCTGCACTATTTGCCGGGAATGGGCGAAGTCGTCGGTGCAGCGCTGGTCGAGCACCCCGATGTCGCCTTGATTGCCTTCACGGGTTCCCGGGCGGTGGGCCTGGCGATCAATGCCAAAGCGGCTGAAGTGTCGCAGCGCGGCATGGGACATGTTAAACATGTGATCTGTGAAATGGGAGGCAAGAACGCAATCATTGTCGATGAAGACGCCGATCTCGATGAGGCCGTGTTGGGTGTCGCGAAAAGCGCCTTCGGATACCAAGGCCAAAAATGTTCGGCCTGCTCTCGGTGCATTGTGGCGTCGTCGGTCTACGATCCGTTTCTCGCCCGCCTGATCGAAGCGACACGGAGTCTCAAAATCGGCCCCGCCGAAGACCCCGCCAACAGCGTCGGCCCGGTGATCGACGCCGACAGCCTACGGAAAATTCAGCAATCCATCGATCTTGGCCGTCGCGAAGCTCGCGAAGTGCTGTCCGTCGATGTCGGCCCGCTTGCGCAGCGTGGCAATTTCGTCGGCCCACACATCTTTGCCGACGTGAAACCCGACAGCCGACTGGCTCAAGAGGAAATTTTCGGACCCGTACTTGCGGTGCTTCGGGCAACCGACTTGACGGAATCGCTGCAAATCGCCAATGGAACCGAATACGCGCTCACCGGCGGCATTTATTCGCGCAGCCCGGCAAATCTCGATCGAGCCTGTCGCGAATTCATGGTCGGAAATCTCTACCTCAACCGCCCCATCACCGGCGCGCTGGTCGCCCGGCAGCCGTTCGGCGGCTTCAAGCTGTCGGGCATCGGAAGCAAAGCCGGCGGGCCAGATTATCTGTTGCAATTCGTCATCCCGCGCACGATTACAGAAAATACGATGCGGCGAGGTTTTGCTCCGCCGACCGACGACACGGCATGA